One stretch of Rosistilla oblonga DNA includes these proteins:
- a CDS encoding DUF7133 domain-containing protein, with protein sequence MKTRRLVFEHLSRIHGVARATCLLLMISCVGASAYGDDDLPGGGQATPVDSIALPAGFRAQLLRSAETGEGSWVSMTFDDRGRVILGRDKRGVVRLTLSDDRGQVDQFEVIENTLKHCRGILWAHDSLYVCATNNSGFYRLRDTNGDDQFDSVQELMPFDYQSRYGHGPNQIVLGPDNMLYVVNGNDVAFPEGFAADSPYRDPEDDHLLPEPRDTVEDIRVGYVAKTDPEGKNWEIVAGGFRNQFDVAFNAAGEMFTYDADMEWDVGLPWYRPTRLNHVVSGGEYGWRWGTGKWPDYFADSLPTTLDTGLGSPTGLEFGTRSQFPPEYRESLFMGDWQHGRIFQVELTPRGASYGGQYKVFLEGGALNVCDLTFGPDGAMYFITGGRGSQSGLYRVTYEGPEVAAPSLDAEQTDQAQASAAARQVRHQLEQWHTRSDADAKAIDFIWPHLNSDDRWLRFAARLAIERQDLELWRERALNESQPKASIAALLALAHRGRAEDQSQLLTALGRLPLATLGREDLLDALRVWQLSFIRQGEPSESDRTESLSQLSPLYPQTSGYVNRELCSLLIYLQAPDVVPRTVELIRTAIGQEDMIYYSQRLARLSEGWTNETREAFFDSLLAARRFQGGKLLSASLQNIQEDAIATLTEAEKEHLKPRLEMLATAVDGSSEHESPSASFVKQWTWEELEAELPRARHGRSWEQGRTALAKAQCVKCHRVSEQGSSTGPDLTHVGSRFDERALLESIVQPSKVIDEKYRLSSYLLDSGELVTGRPIGVSATMITVQTDSMRAETVPLKRAEIEQTTPSGLSPMPSGLMNVLTLDEILDLIAYLRSSGDPQADAFQ encoded by the coding sequence TTGAAAACTCGACGCCTAGTTTTTGAACACCTTTCACGAATCCATGGCGTTGCGCGAGCGACGTGTCTGTTGCTGATGATCAGCTGCGTCGGCGCGTCCGCGTATGGCGATGACGATCTTCCCGGCGGTGGTCAGGCGACTCCGGTCGATTCGATCGCGTTGCCCGCCGGGTTCCGCGCTCAATTGCTGCGGTCAGCGGAAACGGGGGAAGGATCGTGGGTCAGCATGACGTTCGACGATCGAGGCCGAGTGATTCTGGGACGCGACAAACGAGGCGTGGTCAGGTTGACGTTGAGCGATGATCGTGGGCAAGTCGACCAATTCGAAGTGATCGAAAACACGCTTAAGCATTGCCGCGGGATCCTCTGGGCACACGACAGCCTGTATGTGTGCGCGACAAACAACAGCGGGTTCTACCGGCTGCGCGACACCAACGGGGATGACCAGTTTGATTCGGTCCAGGAGCTGATGCCGTTCGATTACCAGAGTCGTTACGGGCACGGGCCCAATCAAATTGTGCTGGGCCCCGACAACATGCTGTACGTTGTCAACGGCAACGACGTGGCGTTCCCGGAGGGCTTTGCCGCCGACTCGCCTTACCGAGATCCTGAGGACGACCACCTGCTGCCCGAACCTCGCGACACAGTGGAAGACATTCGCGTGGGGTACGTTGCGAAGACCGATCCCGAAGGCAAGAACTGGGAGATTGTCGCCGGAGGTTTCCGCAACCAGTTTGATGTCGCCTTCAACGCGGCCGGCGAAATGTTCACATACGACGCGGATATGGAATGGGATGTCGGCCTGCCATGGTACCGCCCGACTCGGTTGAATCACGTCGTCTCCGGCGGCGAATACGGCTGGCGATGGGGAACGGGCAAATGGCCGGACTATTTCGCCGACAGCCTGCCCACTACGCTCGATACCGGACTGGGTTCACCCACGGGGCTTGAGTTTGGCACGCGGTCCCAGTTTCCGCCGGAATATCGTGAGTCGCTGTTCATGGGCGACTGGCAGCACGGTCGCATCTTTCAAGTCGAATTGACACCTCGCGGTGCCAGCTACGGCGGACAATACAAAGTGTTCCTCGAAGGTGGCGCATTAAACGTCTGCGATCTGACGTTCGGCCCCGATGGAGCGATGTACTTCATCACCGGGGGCCGCGGTTCGCAGTCGGGACTGTATCGAGTGACCTACGAAGGCCCGGAAGTCGCGGCACCATCGCTCGACGCCGAACAAACCGATCAAGCACAGGCATCGGCTGCAGCCCGGCAGGTGCGACATCAATTGGAACAATGGCACACGCGGAGCGATGCCGACGCCAAGGCGATCGACTTCATCTGGCCTCACCTGAACAGCGACGATCGCTGGCTGCGATTTGCTGCGCGGCTGGCCATCGAACGCCAGGACCTAGAGCTGTGGCGCGAGCGAGCGTTGAACGAATCGCAACCGAAAGCGTCGATTGCCGCGCTGTTGGCGTTGGCACACCGAGGGCGTGCGGAGGATCAGTCCCAGCTATTGACGGCGCTGGGGCGACTGCCGCTGGCGACGTTGGGCCGTGAAGATCTGCTGGATGCGCTGCGGGTTTGGCAATTGAGCTTCATTCGCCAGGGAGAGCCTTCGGAATCAGACCGTACGGAATCGCTATCGCAACTCAGCCCTTTGTATCCACAGACAAGCGGTTACGTGAATCGTGAGTTATGCAGTCTGCTGATCTACTTGCAGGCACCCGACGTGGTCCCGCGGACGGTTGAATTGATCCGCACCGCGATCGGGCAGGAAGACATGATCTATTATTCGCAGCGATTGGCTCGTCTCTCCGAGGGCTGGACGAACGAAACGCGTGAGGCGTTTTTTGATTCGCTGTTGGCAGCTCGCCGATTCCAGGGAGGGAAGCTGTTGAGCGCGTCGCTGCAAAATATCCAGGAAGATGCGATCGCTACATTGACTGAAGCGGAGAAGGAACATCTGAAACCACGCTTGGAGATGCTGGCAACAGCGGTTGATGGCTCGAGCGAACACGAATCGCCTTCCGCCTCGTTTGTCAAACAATGGACGTGGGAAGAACTAGAAGCCGAACTGCCGCGGGCGCGTCACGGTCGGTCGTGGGAACAAGGCCGCACCGCGTTGGCCAAAGCGCAGTGCGTGAAGTGCCACCGCGTGAGCGAACAGGGAAGCTCAACGGGACCGGACCTAACTCACGTCGGAAGCCGCTTCGACGAACGGGCGCTCCTAGAATCGATCGTTCAGCCGTCGAAGGTGATCGACGAAAAATATCGTTTAAGCAGCTACTTGTTGGACAGTGGCGAGCTGGTCACGGGCCGACCGATCGGTGTCTCCGCCACGATGATCACCGTCCAGACCGATTCGATGCGTGCTGAAACGGTCCCGCTAAAACGCGCGGAGATCGAACAGACAACGCCAAGCGGCCTCTCGCCGATGCCGTCGGGGCTGATGAACGTGCTAACGCTCGACGAGATACTCGACCTCATCGCCTACCTAAGATCCAGCGGCGATCCGCAGGCGGATGCTTTTCAATAG
- a CDS encoding 3-keto-disaccharide hydrolase, translating to MRRFFVAAMAIGLLMPCGMTVSAADVEQGYTSLFNGTDMTGWVKRGGSAEYHVENGAIVGKCVPNTPGNTFLCSEKEFGNFILKLQYKVIEAGNSGVQFRSAAREEGDRERVYGYQYEISTGGNTTGRIYDEGRRGHKHGIIWLDAYTPEDRLAAAQASYKKDEWNHLEIQCVGPSIKTWLNGKLVVDMFDSFSMKGFFGLQIHSGKAGSVAWKNIRVKDLGQSQWEPFFVQSDDGKYQLADAKFVLPEEWSFTEEGVLHGVHSKSQGKDGLVISNKNYDNFIARVTYRMHGGNSALYFRAEETSAPWVLRGFQNEIANNSKDSALWHTAGIVDGKMIPGRGWVATNDEFIEKVRNKDDQWNTTCTAAFGDRLVQTLNGFCTSDFIDEASEKTGKLGLQMHGGTDCEMYFKDFEVMPITDDMKKLIERK from the coding sequence ATGAGAAGATTTTTTGTAGCCGCGATGGCGATCGGGCTGTTGATGCCCTGCGGTATGACCGTGTCGGCGGCTGATGTCGAACAGGGCTACACCTCCCTCTTCAACGGCACCGACATGACCGGCTGGGTCAAGCGTGGCGGGTCGGCTGAATACCACGTCGAGAACGGAGCGATCGTCGGGAAATGTGTGCCCAATACGCCGGGCAATACGTTCCTGTGCTCGGAAAAAGAATTTGGCAACTTCATCTTGAAGCTGCAATACAAAGTCATCGAAGCCGGAAATTCCGGGGTCCAATTCCGCTCCGCCGCACGCGAGGAAGGGGATCGCGAGCGTGTCTACGGATATCAGTACGAAATCAGCACCGGTGGTAACACGACGGGGCGCATCTATGACGAAGGACGGCGCGGCCACAAGCACGGCATCATCTGGCTCGATGCCTACACGCCCGAAGATCGTCTCGCCGCAGCTCAAGCGAGCTACAAGAAAGATGAATGGAACCATCTGGAAATTCAGTGCGTTGGACCATCGATCAAGACTTGGTTGAACGGCAAGCTTGTCGTCGACATGTTCGACAGTTTTTCGATGAAGGGCTTTTTCGGACTGCAGATTCACTCCGGCAAGGCTGGCTCGGTCGCTTGGAAAAATATCCGCGTGAAGGATCTGGGACAGAGCCAGTGGGAACCGTTTTTCGTCCAATCCGACGACGGCAAATATCAGCTTGCGGACGCCAAGTTCGTTCTTCCCGAAGAATGGTCGTTCACCGAAGAGGGTGTTTTGCACGGCGTCCACTCCAAGAGCCAAGGCAAGGACGGGCTCGTGATCTCCAACAAGAACTACGACAACTTCATTGCTCGCGTCACCTACCGGATGCACGGCGGCAACAGCGCCCTCTATTTCCGCGCCGAGGAGACGAGCGCCCCGTGGGTCCTACGCGGATTCCAAAATGAAATTGCCAACAACAGCAAAGACTCCGCTCTCTGGCACACCGCAGGCATCGTCGACGGCAAGATGATTCCGGGACGCGGCTGGGTCGCTACAAACGATGAGTTCATCGAAAAGGTTCGCAACAAAGACGACCAGTGGAACACGACCTGCACCGCTGCGTTTGGCGACCGCTTGGTCCAGACGTTGAACGGATTCTGCACTTCGGATTTCATCGACGAAGCGTCTGAGAAGACCGGCAAGTTGGGACTTCAGATGCACGGTGGCACCGATTGCGAAATGTACTTCAAGGACTTCGAAGTCATGCCGATCACCGACGACATGAAGAAGCTGATCGAACGCAAGTAA
- a CDS encoding type II toxin-antitoxin system VapC family toxin, with translation MSGLLFDSNVLLDIATADANWLAWSQRQFQAASSVGPVLINPLIYAEIAPAFASQSDLDRWLDPTLFQRIALPFEAGWLAASAFIKYRRSHGTRTSPLPDFYIGAHAEFSGLTLVTRDVARYQTYFPKVTLITP, from the coding sequence ATGAGCGGTCTACTTTTCGACTCGAACGTGTTGCTCGACATTGCGACTGCGGATGCAAATTGGCTAGCTTGGTCACAGCGTCAGTTTCAAGCCGCGTCAAGTGTTGGTCCGGTGTTGATCAATCCGCTGATTTATGCCGAGATCGCCCCAGCATTTGCTTCTCAATCCGATCTCGACCGGTGGCTTGATCCGACGCTATTTCAGCGAATCGCTCTTCCGTTTGAAGCAGGCTGGCTGGCAGCGTCAGCATTTATCAAATATCGCCGCAGTCATGGCACGCGAACGTCGCCGCTACCCGATTTTTATATCGGTGCGCACGCAGAGTTCAGCGGGCTAACGCTGGTGACAAGAGACGTAGCCCGTTATCAGACGTACTTTCCGAAGGTCACACTGATCACGCCGTAG
- a CDS encoding DUF7689 domain-containing protein: MNLFDLFPNLTADNHEVTSQKTIKYNCIAWAARNVDRWWQPGVFWPIQSSREDIGIGNLVAAFKALGYEECDDGTLDDGFEKLAIYGSGLMYTHAARQLPDGRWTSKLGQLEDITHWTTEAIEGGDYGEVVQFMKRPT; encoded by the coding sequence ATGAATCTGTTTGATTTGTTCCCCAATCTGACAGCTGACAATCACGAGGTCACCAGTCAGAAGACGATCAAATACAACTGCATTGCCTGGGCAGCACGCAATGTCGATCGTTGGTGGCAACCGGGAGTATTCTGGCCGATCCAGTCGTCACGCGAAGACATTGGTATCGGGAATCTCGTTGCAGCATTCAAGGCACTTGGATACGAAGAATGCGATGACGGCACGCTCGACGATGGATTCGAAAAACTGGCGATCTACGGATCGGGGTTGATGTATACTCACGCGGCACGCCAGCTACCCGACGGAAGATGGACCAGCAAGCTTGGGCAGCTCGAAGATATCACACACTGGACGACCGAAGCAATCGAAGGTGGCGACTACGGCGAGGTGGTTCAGTTCATGAAACGTCCGACCTAA
- a CDS encoding dihydrodipicolinate synthase family protein, translating to MKIQDLPAAVRENVRRGTVIPAQPLALDAQRKFAPRCQTALTRYYIDAGAGGIAVGVHSTQFAIRDPSIGLFKPVLSLASEVIDQYAGDQGRELFKVAGVCGETPQAVAEAQFAVSQRYHACLLSLAALAESSIDDLLDHCREVAEIMPVIGFYLQPAVGGRVLPYRFWREFAEIENVIAIKLAPFNRYQTLDVVRAVCDAGREDAITLYTGNDDNIIADLITPYRMVTERGVKSVRIRGGLLGHWCVWTRAATSLLDEIHRMIDRGDDDIPSELLSRNIEVTDCNAAFFDAANNFAGCIPGIHEVLRRQGLLPGTWCLDPNEVLSPGQSEEIDRVLAAYPHLNDDAFVREHLSKWLQ from the coding sequence ATGAAGATCCAAGACCTACCCGCCGCCGTCCGCGAGAACGTACGCCGAGGAACCGTCATCCCGGCTCAGCCTCTGGCATTGGACGCCCAACGAAAATTCGCTCCCCGCTGCCAAACCGCTCTAACGCGGTACTACATCGACGCGGGGGCCGGCGGCATCGCCGTTGGCGTCCATTCGACACAGTTTGCAATCCGCGATCCGTCGATTGGATTATTCAAACCGGTGCTGAGCCTGGCGTCGGAAGTCATCGACCAATACGCGGGCGATCAGGGACGCGAACTGTTTAAAGTCGCGGGAGTTTGCGGGGAGACGCCGCAAGCAGTCGCCGAAGCCCAGTTCGCCGTATCGCAGCGGTATCACGCCTGTCTGTTGAGCTTGGCGGCACTTGCCGAAAGCAGCATCGACGACTTGTTAGATCATTGCCGTGAAGTCGCCGAAATCATGCCGGTGATCGGCTTTTATTTACAGCCCGCCGTGGGTGGCCGCGTGTTGCCGTATCGCTTCTGGCGTGAGTTTGCCGAGATCGAAAACGTCATCGCGATCAAGCTGGCTCCCTTCAACCGCTACCAAACACTTGATGTCGTTCGGGCGGTTTGCGATGCCGGTCGCGAGGATGCGATCACACTCTACACCGGCAACGACGACAACATCATCGCCGACCTGATCACACCGTACCGGATGGTCACCGAACGAGGCGTGAAGTCGGTTCGGATCCGTGGCGGACTGCTTGGACATTGGTGCGTATGGACTCGCGCGGCCACCAGCCTGCTCGACGAAATCCATCGGATGATCGACCGCGGCGATGACGACATCCCCTCGGAATTGTTGAGCCGCAACATCGAAGTCACCGATTGCAACGCAGCCTTCTTCGATGCCGCAAACAACTTCGCCGGCTGCATCCCTGGAATTCATGAGGTACTGCGTCGCCAAGGCCTGCTGCCGGGGACCTGGTGCTTGGACCCCAACGAAGTTCTCTCGCCCGGCCAGTCGGAAGAGATCGACCGAGTCCTCGCCGCCTATCCCCATCTGAACGACGACGCATTTGTCCGTGAACATCTAAGCAAATGGCTGCAGTAA
- a CDS encoding LamG domain-containing protein, with product MTSLPHRVVFRILFSLVATGSLNASALLAQEAAVRWWEPYTDASGPEVIGLWKFDGDAASFTSDSSSHKHAATLRGAKQSSDGRFDGCLETSAGYPVEDKSHSLHVAKSPVLSPSGAFTVEMWLRAKEGEEFPAKYAAVLLDMKYVPDNHTGFMFSLSPGRATGTRLLHLEIGGGQDSTHWYSLPFPMEAGDWRHVAFTYDGIGTAEFFVDGSTVGRSTNATAGPMAAAIRPLSIGDRIGSLYRGFPGFIDEVRITSGVREFQPVGFVPETERFVFQRMSENAFLTAQLTNRTGESLSGAIVTALLPDGSTQRVNVPDLGDGASHQLKLKIDTALKPGEYFVELSATVPNWGGTDAGYQSTSRIPVVIVKRPLPDRMPVVMWGVGGTDGVVKEIPRLKQIGFTHCLGLRSEFQRIWDGGADAIPDSAEDIREGRNMLNAALENDLQIVASLSPGRWLRTAAVGKSFRRIDRNGDNYDRQDISGLFPAVQDFAFNSGAAMGRAYGDHPAFSSALLHTEVRGETQVSFLPIEIEAYRKATGKEIPAEVTIKNGVQWQKLADFPKNRVIADDHPILQYLTWFWKTGDGWNELNTQLHEGLKQHTHEDFWSFYDPAVRAPSIGGSGGRANVLSHWTYSYPDPIRIGLCTDELFELARANGHDQDVMKMTQLIWYRSQTAPKKKATDVAASPWVDQDPDADYISIAPMHLREAFWWKLSRPITGIMYHGWQSLVETESPGAYRYTNPNTQHELQRLIHDVVQPLGPTLMQIPDPPSDVVFLESFTSQMFARRGTYGWNRSWAGDMYHILMYAQLQPRVLYEESLLSGGLKGAKVLVMADCDVLTESVVRSIQEFQSNGGLVVGDGEVCPAIKPDLVIPRFARTKQADKDRIALQDAVKRLRTWLDPQYSRAVDSSNPDVVTRRRVFGSTDYVFAVNDHREFGTYVGGYGMVMEDGLPSETTLHIDRKSGYVYDLVAGREIDTDRVDGSIDVPMQLGPCQGRVLMVTQRPIRELTVTAPKESAPSQSITIDVAVTDGSQPVDAVVPVEVEIISPEGRRAEFSGHYAAKAGKLTIRFDFAANDRLRVWEVQAKELASGKSATAYVRLTESGE from the coding sequence ATGACTTCATTGCCCCACCGCGTCGTGTTTCGAATCCTGTTTTCCCTTGTTGCGACTGGCAGCCTGAACGCCTCGGCGTTGCTTGCACAGGAAGCGGCAGTGCGTTGGTGGGAACCGTATACCGATGCCAGCGGCCCGGAAGTCATTGGGCTTTGGAAGTTTGATGGTGACGCGGCTTCGTTCACAAGCGACTCGTCGTCTCACAAACACGCGGCGACTCTGCGAGGCGCGAAGCAGAGTTCTGATGGCCGCTTTGATGGCTGCTTGGAAACGTCAGCCGGCTACCCGGTCGAAGATAAAAGTCACAGCCTGCATGTTGCGAAGTCGCCGGTGCTGTCGCCCAGCGGAGCGTTCACCGTAGAGATGTGGTTGCGAGCGAAAGAGGGTGAAGAGTTTCCCGCAAAATACGCTGCCGTTCTGCTGGACATGAAATACGTGCCGGACAATCACACGGGGTTCATGTTCTCGTTGTCGCCGGGCCGCGCGACCGGAACACGATTGCTGCATCTGGAAATCGGCGGCGGCCAAGATTCGACGCATTGGTATTCGTTGCCGTTTCCGATGGAAGCGGGAGACTGGCGGCATGTTGCGTTCACGTACGATGGTATTGGCACCGCGGAGTTTTTTGTCGATGGCTCAACCGTCGGTCGATCAACAAATGCAACCGCCGGGCCAATGGCCGCCGCGATTCGTCCGTTGTCGATTGGCGACCGGATCGGTTCGCTGTATCGCGGCTTCCCCGGGTTCATCGACGAAGTGCGGATCACGTCGGGCGTGCGGGAGTTTCAGCCAGTCGGTTTTGTTCCCGAGACCGAGCGATTCGTGTTCCAACGCATGTCGGAGAACGCGTTCCTGACGGCGCAGTTGACCAACCGGACTGGCGAATCGTTGTCCGGTGCGATCGTCACGGCGCTGCTGCCCGACGGCTCGACGCAGCGGGTGAACGTGCCGGACCTTGGCGACGGAGCGTCGCATCAGTTGAAGCTGAAGATCGACACGGCATTGAAGCCGGGCGAGTACTTTGTGGAACTTTCGGCGACGGTGCCGAACTGGGGTGGTACCGATGCCGGTTATCAATCGACATCGCGAATTCCCGTCGTGATCGTGAAACGACCGCTGCCGGATCGGATGCCGGTCGTGATGTGGGGTGTTGGTGGAACGGATGGAGTTGTTAAAGAGATACCACGTTTGAAGCAGATCGGATTCACGCATTGCCTGGGGTTGCGATCGGAGTTCCAACGGATCTGGGACGGCGGTGCCGACGCGATCCCCGACTCTGCCGAAGATATTCGCGAAGGTCGCAACATGCTGAACGCGGCACTCGAAAACGATCTGCAAATCGTGGCGTCGCTCTCGCCAGGTCGATGGCTGAGGACTGCGGCCGTGGGTAAATCGTTTCGTCGCATCGATCGCAACGGAGACAACTACGACCGTCAAGACATTAGCGGATTGTTTCCGGCGGTGCAGGATTTTGCGTTCAACAGCGGAGCTGCGATGGGGCGTGCTTACGGCGATCATCCGGCGTTCAGTTCTGCTCTGCTGCACACCGAGGTGCGAGGCGAAACACAGGTTTCGTTTCTGCCGATAGAAATCGAAGCGTACCGAAAAGCAACGGGCAAAGAAATTCCCGCGGAAGTTACGATCAAAAATGGCGTTCAGTGGCAGAAGCTCGCCGACTTTCCGAAGAATCGAGTGATCGCTGACGACCATCCCATCCTGCAATATCTGACCTGGTTTTGGAAGACGGGCGACGGCTGGAATGAACTGAACACGCAGCTGCATGAGGGACTGAAGCAGCACACCCACGAGGACTTCTGGAGTTTCTATGATCCGGCGGTTCGTGCGCCAAGCATCGGCGGCAGTGGCGGCCGAGCCAATGTGCTGTCGCACTGGACGTACAGTTATCCCGATCCGATCCGCATCGGTTTGTGTACCGATGAGTTGTTTGAACTGGCTCGCGCCAACGGCCACGATCAGGATGTGATGAAGATGACCCAGTTGATCTGGTATCGGTCACAGACTGCCCCGAAGAAAAAGGCAACCGATGTCGCCGCGTCGCCGTGGGTCGATCAGGATCCCGATGCGGATTACATCAGCATCGCACCGATGCATCTGCGAGAAGCCTTCTGGTGGAAACTTTCGCGACCGATTACGGGAATCATGTATCACGGTTGGCAATCGCTTGTTGAAACCGAATCGCCTGGCGCGTACCGCTACACAAATCCGAACACGCAACACGAACTTCAACGATTGATTCATGACGTCGTGCAGCCATTGGGCCCGACGTTGATGCAGATTCCCGATCCACCGTCGGACGTGGTCTTCCTGGAGAGCTTCACCTCGCAAATGTTTGCTCGCCGAGGAACCTACGGTTGGAATCGTTCGTGGGCCGGCGACATGTATCACATCCTGATGTACGCGCAATTGCAGCCGCGAGTCCTCTACGAAGAATCGCTGTTGTCGGGCGGACTCAAGGGAGCGAAAGTCCTGGTCATGGCCGATTGCGATGTGTTGACCGAATCGGTCGTGCGCTCGATTCAGGAGTTTCAAAGCAATGGTGGATTGGTTGTCGGCGATGGCGAAGTCTGTCCGGCGATTAAGCCCGATCTGGTGATTCCTCGATTTGCGCGAACCAAGCAGGCGGACAAAGACCGCATCGCGTTGCAGGACGCTGTGAAGCGATTGCGGACATGGCTCGATCCGCAGTATTCGCGTGCTGTCGATTCGTCGAATCCCGACGTTGTCACTCGGCGTCGCGTTTTCGGCTCGACCGACTACGTCTTTGCTGTCAACGATCATCGCGAATTTGGGACCTACGTCGGCGGCTATGGAATGGTCATGGAAGACGGACTCCCTTCCGAAACGACGCTCCACATCGATCGTAAATCCGGATACGTATACGATCTCGTCGCGGGGCGGGAGATCGACACGGATCGCGTCGATGGTTCGATCGACGTTCCGATGCAACTTGGTCCTTGTCAGGGACGTGTGCTGATGGTGACTCAGCGTCCGATCCGCGAGCTGACGGTCACCGCGCCAAAAGAGTCGGCTCCTTCACAATCGATAACGATCGATGTCGCCGTCACCGACGGGAGCCAGCCGGTCGACGCTGTGGTGCCGGTGGAGGTTGAGATCATTTCACCCGAAGGACGCCGTGCAGAATTCAGCGGTCATTATGCTGCCAAAGCTGGCAAATTGACGATTCGTTTCGACTTCGCTGCCAACGACCGACTCCGCGTTTGGGAAGTGCAAGCGAAAGAATTGGCATCCGGGAAATCCGCGACCGCATACGTGCGATTGACTGAATCGGGCGAATGA
- a CDS encoding NAD-dependent epimerase/dehydratase family protein, translating into MPDLIESEAQLDAMLAQPDDRLIDFMRQLEGDLIILGIAGKMGVSLGQLAVAAIEKAGVEKNVYGVARFSDADARGRLEAAGVRTIQCDLLDRTAVAKLPQSPNVLFMAGRKFGTGGEEPLTWAMNTLVPANVADHFRDSRIVAFSTGCVYPLARVDSQPDETTPPDPIGEYAQSCLGRERMFEYGSNRWGTPVCLYRLNYAIDLRYGVLHDIATKIWHGQPVDNSAEAFNVIWQGDANRQALLCLGRCSSPANILNVTGPETLETEAVARQFGELLEKPVQFTSTPGDGCYLSDSNQATKLFGPPSVAAEQLIRWQAHWIKTGGRSLGKPTHFEISDGAY; encoded by the coding sequence TTGCCTGACCTCATCGAATCCGAAGCACAACTCGACGCGATGCTTGCTCAGCCCGACGATCGGTTGATCGATTTCATGCGTCAACTGGAAGGGGACCTGATCATCCTGGGGATCGCCGGGAAGATGGGAGTTAGTCTCGGGCAGTTGGCTGTCGCGGCGATCGAGAAGGCGGGCGTTGAAAAGAACGTCTACGGGGTCGCGAGGTTTTCCGACGCCGACGCCCGCGGTCGTTTGGAAGCCGCAGGTGTCCGGACGATCCAGTGCGATTTGCTCGACCGAACCGCTGTGGCAAAGCTCCCTCAATCGCCTAACGTCCTATTCATGGCAGGCCGCAAGTTTGGAACCGGCGGCGAGGAACCGCTGACTTGGGCAATGAACACGTTGGTCCCGGCAAACGTCGCCGATCATTTTCGCGATTCCAGGATCGTCGCCTTTTCAACTGGCTGCGTTTACCCGCTGGCTCGCGTCGACAGCCAACCCGACGAGACGACGCCCCCCGATCCGATCGGCGAATACGCTCAGTCGTGTCTGGGCCGCGAACGGATGTTCGAATACGGCAGCAACCGCTGGGGAACGCCGGTTTGTCTGTATCGGCTGAATTACGCGATCGACCTTCGCTACGGAGTGTTGCACGACATCGCTACGAAGATCTGGCACGGGCAACCAGTCGATAACTCGGCGGAAGCATTTAATGTGATTTGGCAGGGGGATGCGAATCGGCAAGCGTTGCTCTGCCTGGGGCGCTGTTCGTCGCCAGCCAACATTCTGAATGTCACCGGCCCCGAAACGCTTGAGACCGAAGCGGTTGCGAGGCAGTTTGGCGAGCTGCTCGAGAAACCTGTTCAATTCACATCCACGCCGGGCGATGGTTGTTATCTGAGCGATAGTAATCAAGCGACGAAGCTGTTTGGCCCGCCATCGGTCGCCGCCGAGCAACTGATCCGTTGGCAGGCACATTGGATCAAGACCGGCGGCCGCTCGCTGGGCAAACCAACACACTTTGAAATCAGCGACGGAGCGTATTGA